One Pseudorasbora parva isolate DD20220531a chromosome 8, ASM2467924v1, whole genome shotgun sequence DNA window includes the following coding sequences:
- the hic1 gene encoding hypermethylated in cancer 1 protein isoform X1, translated as MIIKGDLDRMAEEIGHPGIGLKSMLDAMEVPSHARHLLLQLNTQRTKGFLCDVIIVVQNALFRAHKNILAASSLYLKSLVVHDNLINLDHEMVSPGVFRVILDYIYTGRLSEGDPTSPTEPNIGAVLAAASYLQLLDLVTLCKKKLKRNGKYHLRPNPGFLPYKLGSSGMGGGRFRISTPVIHSCHPGGVVSTPRPTPLEDLPPLPLASHAGELYAPAPTQGPPPYPPAKASLSPQSGLRLPPTDRNCPSVYGLDLSKKSPTSQSQHPSGHPHLISSLHPEEEPEGELDRSTSPLLSPNDSSRKLDRSLTPHPFPLTNHPLAPHLPHLHRPQGQEPYPCPPSPEPMEDSREQGRDGSSIYRWVKNEPSNPEDEDEEDEEDDSGGMGEQDKERHHQHMNHHKNSEEKLNMSERGYDRGTCDDGEDENGTGSEETGSSEGRPSPPVPGGRYHMPYEPESFGDNLYVCIPCDKGFPSSEQLNAHVETHNEEELNNGSELDNNNSSSKPTNAHGPTSLNSSSGLHSPFLDSKSVQNLHSIGLGEIIRPYRCSSCDKSYKDPATLRQHEKTHWLTRPYPCSICGKKFTQRGTMTRHMRSHLGLKPFACDACGMRFTRQYRLTEHMRIHSGEKPYECQVCGGKFAQQRNLISHMKMHSSGAAGGGLTPDGKLKMDFSEGIYPLSKYTAEHLGLKQEKTSDLIAASQHLLADAKAMESLYPLSKLAVEHLGLTHNKMDILNPSLPTSQQLSAESRTIDRYSPS; from the exons ATGATCATTAAGGGAGACTTAGATCGGATGGCAGAAGAGATCGGGCATCCAG GTATTGGTCTGAAGTCAATGCTGGATGCCATGGAAGTCCCAAGTCATGCTAGGCACCTCCTCCTGCAATTGAACACACAACGAACCAAAGGCTTCTTATGTGATGTCATCATTGTGGTGCAGAATGCACTGTTCCGTGCTCACAAGAACATCCTGGCAGCCAGTAGCCTCTACCTTAAGTCTCTTGTTGTTCATGACAACCTCATCAATCTGGACCATGAGATGGTCAGTCCAGGTGTGTTTCGAGTCATTCTTGACTATATCTACACAGGACGCTTAAGTGAAGGTGATCCCACCTCCCCAACTGAGCCAAATATAGGTGCAGTGCTGGCGGCTGCAAGTTACCTGCAACTGCTGGATCTGGTGACTCTATGCAAGAAGAAGCTGAAGAGGAATGGGAAGTACCATTTACGTCCTAACCCTGGGTTTTTACCTTACAAGTTAGGCTCCAGTGGCATGGGTGGAGGACGGTTTAGAATATCTACCCCTGTCATCCACTCCTGCCACCCCGGAGGAGTAGTGAGCACCCCTCGACCTACACCATTAGAGGACCTGCCCCCCCTCCCACTGGCCTCCCATGCCGGAGAGCTTTATGCACCAGCTCCCACCCAGGGTCCACCACCATACCCCCCAGCAAAGGCATCCCTTTCACCACAGTCAGGCCTGCGCTTGCCCCCTACAGACAGGAACTGCCCATCTGTCTATGGCCTTGACCTATCCAAGAAAAGCCCAACATCCCAATCCCAGCATCCTTCTGGTCATCCCCACTTGATCTCCTCACTTCACCCAGAAGAGGAGCCTGAGGGAGAGCTAGACAGAAGCACCAGCCCCCTGCTAAGTCCTAACGATAGCTCCAGAAAACTGGACAGGTCTCTTACCCCACACCCCTTCCCCCTAACCAATCATCCACTTGCACCCCATCTTCCCCACCTGCACCGTCCTCAGGGCCAAGAACCTTACCCCTGCCCTCCCAGCCCAGAACCCATGGAGGACTCCAGAGAACAAGGTCGAGATGGGTCCAGCATCTATCGGTGGGTGAAGAATGAGCCTTCCAACCCAGAggatgaagatgaggaggaCGAAGAGGATGACAGTGGAGGAATGGGTGAGCAGGATAAAGAGAGACACCACCAGCACATGAACCACCATAAGAACAGTGAGGAAAAGCTGAACATGAGTGAGCGGGGCTATGACAGGGGGACCTGTGATGATGGCGAGGATGAGAATGGGACCGGCAGCGAGGAGACGGGGAGCAGTGAGGGTCGTCCATCGCCCCCTGTTCCAGGTGGAAGATATCACATGCCTTATGAGCCAGAGAGTTTCGGAGATAACTTGTACGTGTGCATCCCTTGCGACAAAGGCTTCCCCAGCTCAGAGCAGCTTAATGCCCATGTGGAAACGCATAATGAGGAAGAGCTAAACAATGGGAGTGAGCtggacaacaacaacagcagcagcaaacCCACCAATGCTCATGGACCTACAAGCTTGAACAGCTCTAGTGGCCTTCACAGCCCCTTCCTAGACAGCAAATCGGTGCAAAACCTCCATTCCATTGGACTTGGGGAAATCATACGACCATATCGCTGTTCTTCCTGTGACAAGTCTTATAAAGATCCCGCCACTCTCAGGCAACATGAGAAAACCCACTGGCTTACACGCCCATACCCCTGTAGCATCTGTGGCAAGAAGTTCACCCAACGTGGTACCATGACACGCCACATGCGCAGCCATTTGGGCTTAAAACCCTTCGCCTGTGATGCCTGCGGCATGCGCTTTACTCGGCAGTACCGTCTGACGGAGCACATGCGGATCCACTCAGGAGAGAAGCCCTACGAGTGCCAGGTGTGCGGGGGCAAGTTTGCACAGCAGCGCAACCTCATCAGTCACATGAAGATGCACAGCAGTGGAGCAGCTGGTGGAGGACTGACTCCTGACGGCAAGCTGAAGATGGACTTCTCAGAGGGGATTTATCCCCTGAGCAAGTACACAGCTGAGCATTTGGGTCTAAAGCAGGAGAAAACCTCAGACCTTATTGCAGCTTCTCAGCATCTACTGGCTGACGCCAAGGCCATGGAGAGCCTCTACCCACTGTCAAAGTTGGCTGTGGAGCACCTCGGCCTCACCCACAACAAGATGGACATCCTGAACCCATCTTTGCCCACTTCCCAGCAGCTCTCGGCAGAGTCCCGCACCATTGACCGCTACTCTCCCAGCTAG
- the hic1 gene encoding hypermethylated in cancer 1 protein isoform X2: MLDAMEVPSHARHLLLQLNTQRTKGFLCDVIIVVQNALFRAHKNILAASSLYLKSLVVHDNLINLDHEMVSPGVFRVILDYIYTGRLSEGDPTSPTEPNIGAVLAAASYLQLLDLVTLCKKKLKRNGKYHLRPNPGFLPYKLGSSGMGGGRFRISTPVIHSCHPGGVVSTPRPTPLEDLPPLPLASHAGELYAPAPTQGPPPYPPAKASLSPQSGLRLPPTDRNCPSVYGLDLSKKSPTSQSQHPSGHPHLISSLHPEEEPEGELDRSTSPLLSPNDSSRKLDRSLTPHPFPLTNHPLAPHLPHLHRPQGQEPYPCPPSPEPMEDSREQGRDGSSIYRWVKNEPSNPEDEDEEDEEDDSGGMGEQDKERHHQHMNHHKNSEEKLNMSERGYDRGTCDDGEDENGTGSEETGSSEGRPSPPVPGGRYHMPYEPESFGDNLYVCIPCDKGFPSSEQLNAHVETHNEEELNNGSELDNNNSSSKPTNAHGPTSLNSSSGLHSPFLDSKSVQNLHSIGLGEIIRPYRCSSCDKSYKDPATLRQHEKTHWLTRPYPCSICGKKFTQRGTMTRHMRSHLGLKPFACDACGMRFTRQYRLTEHMRIHSGEKPYECQVCGGKFAQQRNLISHMKMHSSGAAGGGLTPDGKLKMDFSEGIYPLSKYTAEHLGLKQEKTSDLIAASQHLLADAKAMESLYPLSKLAVEHLGLTHNKMDILNPSLPTSQQLSAESRTIDRYSPS, encoded by the coding sequence ATGCTGGATGCCATGGAAGTCCCAAGTCATGCTAGGCACCTCCTCCTGCAATTGAACACACAACGAACCAAAGGCTTCTTATGTGATGTCATCATTGTGGTGCAGAATGCACTGTTCCGTGCTCACAAGAACATCCTGGCAGCCAGTAGCCTCTACCTTAAGTCTCTTGTTGTTCATGACAACCTCATCAATCTGGACCATGAGATGGTCAGTCCAGGTGTGTTTCGAGTCATTCTTGACTATATCTACACAGGACGCTTAAGTGAAGGTGATCCCACCTCCCCAACTGAGCCAAATATAGGTGCAGTGCTGGCGGCTGCAAGTTACCTGCAACTGCTGGATCTGGTGACTCTATGCAAGAAGAAGCTGAAGAGGAATGGGAAGTACCATTTACGTCCTAACCCTGGGTTTTTACCTTACAAGTTAGGCTCCAGTGGCATGGGTGGAGGACGGTTTAGAATATCTACCCCTGTCATCCACTCCTGCCACCCCGGAGGAGTAGTGAGCACCCCTCGACCTACACCATTAGAGGACCTGCCCCCCCTCCCACTGGCCTCCCATGCCGGAGAGCTTTATGCACCAGCTCCCACCCAGGGTCCACCACCATACCCCCCAGCAAAGGCATCCCTTTCACCACAGTCAGGCCTGCGCTTGCCCCCTACAGACAGGAACTGCCCATCTGTCTATGGCCTTGACCTATCCAAGAAAAGCCCAACATCCCAATCCCAGCATCCTTCTGGTCATCCCCACTTGATCTCCTCACTTCACCCAGAAGAGGAGCCTGAGGGAGAGCTAGACAGAAGCACCAGCCCCCTGCTAAGTCCTAACGATAGCTCCAGAAAACTGGACAGGTCTCTTACCCCACACCCCTTCCCCCTAACCAATCATCCACTTGCACCCCATCTTCCCCACCTGCACCGTCCTCAGGGCCAAGAACCTTACCCCTGCCCTCCCAGCCCAGAACCCATGGAGGACTCCAGAGAACAAGGTCGAGATGGGTCCAGCATCTATCGGTGGGTGAAGAATGAGCCTTCCAACCCAGAggatgaagatgaggaggaCGAAGAGGATGACAGTGGAGGAATGGGTGAGCAGGATAAAGAGAGACACCACCAGCACATGAACCACCATAAGAACAGTGAGGAAAAGCTGAACATGAGTGAGCGGGGCTATGACAGGGGGACCTGTGATGATGGCGAGGATGAGAATGGGACCGGCAGCGAGGAGACGGGGAGCAGTGAGGGTCGTCCATCGCCCCCTGTTCCAGGTGGAAGATATCACATGCCTTATGAGCCAGAGAGTTTCGGAGATAACTTGTACGTGTGCATCCCTTGCGACAAAGGCTTCCCCAGCTCAGAGCAGCTTAATGCCCATGTGGAAACGCATAATGAGGAAGAGCTAAACAATGGGAGTGAGCtggacaacaacaacagcagcagcaaacCCACCAATGCTCATGGACCTACAAGCTTGAACAGCTCTAGTGGCCTTCACAGCCCCTTCCTAGACAGCAAATCGGTGCAAAACCTCCATTCCATTGGACTTGGGGAAATCATACGACCATATCGCTGTTCTTCCTGTGACAAGTCTTATAAAGATCCCGCCACTCTCAGGCAACATGAGAAAACCCACTGGCTTACACGCCCATACCCCTGTAGCATCTGTGGCAAGAAGTTCACCCAACGTGGTACCATGACACGCCACATGCGCAGCCATTTGGGCTTAAAACCCTTCGCCTGTGATGCCTGCGGCATGCGCTTTACTCGGCAGTACCGTCTGACGGAGCACATGCGGATCCACTCAGGAGAGAAGCCCTACGAGTGCCAGGTGTGCGGGGGCAAGTTTGCACAGCAGCGCAACCTCATCAGTCACATGAAGATGCACAGCAGTGGAGCAGCTGGTGGAGGACTGACTCCTGACGGCAAGCTGAAGATGGACTTCTCAGAGGGGATTTATCCCCTGAGCAAGTACACAGCTGAGCATTTGGGTCTAAAGCAGGAGAAAACCTCAGACCTTATTGCAGCTTCTCAGCATCTACTGGCTGACGCCAAGGCCATGGAGAGCCTCTACCCACTGTCAAAGTTGGCTGTGGAGCACCTCGGCCTCACCCACAACAAGATGGACATCCTGAACCCATCTTTGCCCACTTCCCAGCAGCTCTCGGCAGAGTCCCGCACCATTGACCGCTACTCTCCCAGCTAG